One genomic window of Marinobacter adhaerens HP15 includes the following:
- a CDS encoding fibronectin type III domain-containing protein — MLPAVVLLSGCGLDITSEESTTAAQAAPATPEPTVQIAGAAVKGIIQQGLVVANRLIADKDGYYAPQRQAAKPVLTADDGSYTWQLRGKAEGWALVELSADGGTRMVCDVLPQCDQAGAEPVPFGQVMPLDSNFSLLGAGDLRNETVNLTPLTHLAVKLAERSSEGLSPTAISSAYTTVENWFALPAGALRLTPPDLTNLDGMTGVTADAIQVAIANASFLALVNDNAQWDSISAVLDDVTSQVSATGQISVMGDGTNVALADLVSAAALQSSELQNVVNSSVISQKLVVVEYRNVQRFKTIADVNEESNTDVADSGDTTDGTTGGDETAGTDSGSTTDASTDTSTDTSTDTSTGSTDEQVAGTTEPDTTTDETVADTGTETETSEPVTETTPEGTAPANTALLSWTAPLTRENGDSLAMGEIAGFEVVYGTSAENLDQSLAIGDASVDELLVDELTEGTWYFAIRTLDTDGNRSRLSEVVYKQI, encoded by the coding sequence ATGTTACCTGCGGTCGTTTTGCTTTCGGGCTGCGGTCTGGACATTACGAGTGAAGAGAGCACCACGGCGGCGCAGGCTGCTCCCGCGACGCCTGAGCCCACAGTCCAGATCGCCGGCGCGGCCGTTAAAGGAATCATTCAACAAGGCCTGGTGGTTGCAAATCGGCTTATTGCCGACAAAGACGGCTACTACGCCCCGCAGCGTCAGGCAGCCAAACCGGTATTAACCGCAGACGATGGCAGCTATACCTGGCAGCTTCGCGGTAAGGCCGAAGGCTGGGCGCTGGTTGAGCTTTCTGCGGACGGCGGCACTCGCATGGTCTGTGACGTTCTGCCCCAATGCGATCAGGCCGGTGCCGAGCCAGTGCCGTTTGGGCAGGTAATGCCGCTGGATAGCAACTTCAGTCTGTTGGGTGCTGGCGATTTGCGGAACGAAACGGTAAACCTTACGCCGCTCACCCACCTGGCTGTAAAACTGGCTGAGCGCAGTTCAGAAGGTCTCTCACCGACAGCGATTTCCAGCGCTTACACCACCGTTGAAAACTGGTTCGCCCTTCCGGCCGGTGCGTTGCGCCTGACTCCCCCCGACCTGACCAATCTGGACGGAATGACCGGCGTAACCGCCGATGCCATTCAGGTGGCGATTGCCAATGCGTCATTCCTGGCGCTGGTCAATGACAACGCCCAGTGGGATTCGATTTCAGCTGTCCTGGATGACGTTACTTCACAGGTCAGTGCCACCGGCCAGATCAGCGTTATGGGCGATGGTACCAACGTGGCACTGGCAGATCTTGTCAGCGCGGCGGCCTTGCAGTCTTCTGAACTGCAGAACGTGGTGAATTCAAGCGTCATTAGCCAGAAGCTGGTGGTGGTCGAATACCGCAATGTACAGCGCTTCAAAACCATTGCCGATGTTAACGAAGAAAGTAATACCGACGTCGCCGATTCCGGTGATACCACCGACGGAACCACTGGCGGCGATGAAACCGCTGGAACTGATTCCGGCAGCACCACTGACGCCTCAACCGATACCAGCACCGATACCTCGACCGATACCTCAACAGGTTCAACCGACGAGCAGGTTGCCGGTACAACTGAGCCCGATACAACCACCGACGAAACCGTAGCGGACACAGGAACAGAGACTGAAACCAGCGAGCCCGTCACCGAGACGACGCCTGAGGGAACCGCTCCTGCAAACACAGCACTGCTGAGCTGGACCGCGCCGCTGACCCGCGAAAATGGCGACAGCCTGGCCATGGGCGAAATCGCAGGCTTCGAGGTGGTCTATGGCACCAGCGCTGAAAACCTCGACCAGAGCCTTGCCATTGGTGACGCCTCCGTCGACGAACTGCTGGTTGATGAGCTGACTGAAGGCACCTGGTACTTCGCTATCCGTACCCTGGACACCGATGGTAATCGCAGCCGGTTGTCTGAAGTGGTCTACAAGCAGATCTGA
- a CDS encoding sensor domain-containing protein — protein MTIDFSPLYPKLVNLILDTIFVVDESSQIVFVSEACQRLLGYSPSEMIGTPLLNYIHPEDQERTLAAARRVMSGHTHTDFENRYLHRDGHAVHILWSARWSEEDRLRIAVARDVTALRRGDQTRNALYQISEAAHEAETLRDLCDGVHSIIGELFPESDLYLGFNQSHSGRLSLPDWRTKSGWIDWQVAPGSALEDVIHTRKLSMAVRDPAHPGLGVHPKTGSEVANWLGVPLVFHESTMGVLVIERGTAAVSFDEADKSLLEFVATQVATVVERKRSEENLRFLAHHDGLTGLTNRSLFYDRLETALRSASRNEGRLALLYLDVNDFKQINDTLGHEAGDELLIEMAQRLRDCTRGTDTVARMGGDEFTILLTDVHGRESVENAIAKIREILSLPVAIAGKTVRVCCSIGSAVYPEDGETARLLFSKADAAMYASKRQSE, from the coding sequence GTGACCATCGATTTCAGTCCTCTCTATCCCAAGCTGGTCAATCTCATACTCGACACGATCTTCGTGGTGGACGAGTCTAGCCAGATCGTTTTCGTCAGCGAAGCGTGCCAGCGGTTGCTCGGTTACTCGCCTTCGGAAATGATCGGAACGCCACTGCTGAACTACATTCACCCGGAAGACCAGGAGCGCACGCTGGCTGCTGCCCGCAGGGTCATGAGTGGGCACACCCACACGGATTTCGAGAATCGCTACCTGCACAGGGATGGTCATGCCGTGCATATCCTCTGGTCGGCTCGCTGGTCTGAGGAAGACCGTCTCCGGATTGCGGTGGCCCGGGATGTCACCGCATTGCGACGGGGCGACCAGACCCGCAACGCGCTCTACCAGATCTCCGAAGCAGCTCACGAGGCAGAGACGCTCCGCGATTTGTGCGATGGTGTTCATTCAATTATCGGTGAGCTTTTCCCCGAGTCCGACCTCTACCTCGGCTTCAATCAGTCGCACTCCGGTCGGCTCAGCTTGCCCGACTGGCGCACGAAGAGCGGTTGGATCGACTGGCAGGTGGCCCCGGGATCGGCTCTTGAAGACGTCATCCACACCCGAAAATTGTCTATGGCAGTGCGGGATCCGGCGCATCCGGGATTGGGGGTGCACCCTAAAACCGGCTCTGAGGTTGCCAACTGGCTGGGGGTGCCTCTGGTTTTTCACGAGTCCACCATGGGCGTCCTGGTTATTGAGCGTGGTACGGCGGCCGTGTCTTTTGATGAGGCCGACAAGTCGCTTCTGGAGTTCGTGGCAACCCAGGTTGCGACGGTTGTAGAGCGCAAGCGTTCGGAAGAAAACCTCCGATTCCTGGCGCACCACGACGGGCTCACCGGGTTAACCAATCGTTCCCTGTTCTACGATCGCCTGGAAACCGCGCTGCGATCAGCCAGCCGGAACGAGGGGCGGCTGGCGCTGCTGTACCTCGATGTGAATGACTTCAAGCAGATTAACGATACGCTGGGTCATGAAGCCGGCGATGAACTGTTGATCGAGATGGCCCAGAGGCTCAGGGACTGCACCCGTGGGACAGATACCGTCGCACGGATGGGCGGTGATGAGTTTACTATTCTGCTCACCGATGTTCATGGGCGTGAGTCAGTTGAGAATGCCATAGCCAAGATTCGCGAAATTTTGAGCTTGCCGGTTGCCATCGCTGGCAAAACGGTTCGCGTTTGCTGCAGTATCGGTTCGGCCGTGTATCCGGAGGATGGTGAAACCGCCCGGCTGTTGTTCAGCAAGGCCGACGCGGCCATGTACGCGAGCAAGCGCCAATCAGAGTAG
- a CDS encoding DUF7282 domain-containing protein, with protein MIKHAKTSALLAALVSGAFATGSALAAEHKAGVWTNDQSVANGVVSAKKVVAEQNGWLVVHRTDESMKPGPVVAHAPLRKGMNMDVAAILTEEVQSGDMLMLMVHSEDGGMKTGIFEYTLGAKEDGPIKKDGKLVMSTITAK; from the coding sequence ATGATCAAGCACGCAAAAACTTCCGCACTTCTGGCCGCCCTCGTTTCCGGCGCTTTCGCAACCGGTTCAGCGTTAGCCGCTGAACACAAGGCCGGTGTCTGGACCAACGATCAGTCTGTTGCCAACGGCGTTGTATCCGCCAAAAAGGTGGTTGCCGAACAGAATGGGTGGCTGGTGGTTCACCGCACCGACGAATCCATGAAGCCGGGCCCTGTTGTCGCCCACGCGCCGTTGCGCAAAGGTATGAACATGGACGTCGCCGCCATCCTGACCGAGGAAGTGCAATCCGGTGACATGCTGATGCTGATGGTTCACAGCGAAGACGGCGGGATGAAAACGGGTATTTTTGAATACACCCTGGGCGCCAAGGAAGACGGCCCGATCAAAAAGGACGGCAAGCTGGTGATGTCGACTATTACCGCGAAATAA
- a CDS encoding anti-sigma factor, with protein MTERDDLDMLVAEFVLGTLPASERAYLESRRNEDPEVNALILQWEERLGKLAEETEPVQPSPALFAKIEKALDRVESTPREAAETSNVVALRSQLNRWRWSTAIASAAALVLVAILAFQPQPEPQAQSFVAVFQNNDEQPAFLLTVDLKEQRLNIRPVTAEPRPGKSYQLWIKADELGPNPRSVGVLGNDFALDEGALSNYDPALLKEATFGISVEPEGGSPTGQPTGPAIHGYLYPTDGNN; from the coding sequence ATGACTGAACGCGACGACCTGGACATGCTGGTTGCAGAGTTCGTTCTGGGCACATTGCCAGCCTCGGAGCGGGCCTATCTTGAAAGCCGGCGCAATGAGGACCCGGAGGTAAATGCGCTGATTCTGCAATGGGAAGAGCGCCTGGGTAAGCTGGCCGAGGAAACCGAGCCCGTTCAGCCCTCACCGGCGCTGTTCGCAAAAATCGAGAAGGCTCTGGACCGGGTGGAATCGACGCCTCGAGAGGCTGCCGAAACGTCCAACGTGGTTGCGCTGCGCAGCCAGCTGAACCGCTGGCGCTGGAGCACAGCGATTGCCTCGGCGGCCGCCCTGGTTCTCGTGGCCATTCTGGCGTTCCAGCCGCAGCCCGAGCCTCAAGCCCAGTCGTTTGTTGCGGTTTTCCAGAACAACGATGAGCAGCCGGCCTTCCTGCTGACGGTGGACCTGAAGGAGCAACGGCTCAACATCCGGCCGGTAACTGCCGAGCCAAGACCCGGAAAATCCTATCAGTTGTGGATCAAGGCCGACGAGCTGGGTCCAAACCCCCGCTCCGTGGGCGTTCTGGGCAACGATTTCGCGCTGGATGAAGGGGCGTTGAGCAATTACGACCCTGCCCTGCTCAAGGAGGCCACGTTCGGCATCAGCGTCGAGCCCGAAGGCGGCTCACCCACCGGACAGCCCACGGGACCGGCGATTCACGGTTACCTCTACCCCACCGACGGAAACAATTAA
- a CDS encoding sigma-70 family RNA polymerase sigma factor: MKPDPDQLPDNANDAQSFQAPPDTPERIAELIHRVAQKDRQAFALLYQATAPKLLGTVLRILRDKGWADDVIQDSYLKIWQKAEQFQDGKSSPITWLVSIARNGAIDELRKHPAGRTTNSDELDEMPGWQTSAQEQLEDQRAATQLNHCIDQLEKDRQDMVRLAYLNGWSREDLASQFEQPVNTVKTWLHRALKQLKRCLES, encoded by the coding sequence ATGAAGCCTGACCCCGATCAGCTCCCAGACAATGCCAATGATGCACAGAGTTTTCAGGCGCCCCCAGACACCCCGGAGCGTATTGCTGAGCTGATTCACCGCGTGGCTCAGAAAGACCGCCAGGCTTTCGCCCTCCTCTACCAGGCAACTGCCCCGAAACTTCTGGGCACCGTGTTGCGTATCCTCAGAGACAAAGGGTGGGCAGACGATGTTATCCAGGACAGTTATCTCAAAATCTGGCAAAAAGCCGAGCAGTTTCAGGACGGCAAATCCTCGCCGATTACCTGGCTGGTGTCGATTGCCCGTAACGGTGCCATTGATGAGCTGCGCAAACACCCCGCCGGACGCACCACGAACAGCGACGAGCTGGATGAGATGCCAGGGTGGCAGACATCAGCTCAGGAACAGCTGGAAGACCAGCGGGCGGCAACTCAACTGAATCACTGCATCGATCAACTGGAAAAAGACCGACAGGACATGGTGCGCCTGGCCTACCTTAACGGATGGTCCCGGGAGGACCTGGCAAGCCAGTTTGAACAGCCGGTCAACACGGTAAAGACCTGGCTTCACCGCGCCCTGAAACAGCTCAAAAGGTGCCTCGAATCATGA
- a CDS encoding AraC family transcriptional regulator, which translates to MTLEATVSIGWVNTVISAAERLSLSANQLLAEAGIPEAACELERWPIDDITRLWHAAERCTGDPGFGLKVGAEFSPMSISGVGFALQSAATLREAIVMVQRFQRLISDGGRFQIVAGNTATWLVYHPRQGRLAFSPHQIEAVLASVVGFGSWVTGTRMQPSRVQFSQPRLGPLAGYQTVFNCPVEFEQAFSGVQIDNAVLDQPLPQADPQLAQVHERYTNARLAALSINSASVPEIRRWLNARIGPVLPRRADAAEALGISERSLARRLREQGQTFDGLVDDVRREKALQAVADSSASLPEIAEALGFAEVSTFYRAFRRWTGMPPVRWRKQRYSG; encoded by the coding sequence TTGACATTAGAGGCCACGGTTTCCATTGGCTGGGTTAACACCGTCATCAGTGCTGCCGAGAGGCTGTCTTTAAGCGCAAACCAACTGCTGGCTGAAGCCGGCATTCCGGAAGCCGCCTGCGAACTGGAGCGCTGGCCGATCGACGATATTACCCGGCTCTGGCACGCCGCCGAACGCTGCACCGGCGACCCGGGCTTTGGTTTGAAGGTGGGAGCGGAGTTCTCCCCGATGAGCATCAGTGGCGTGGGGTTTGCACTGCAATCTGCCGCAACCCTGCGAGAGGCCATCGTGATGGTGCAGCGCTTTCAGCGGCTGATCTCCGATGGCGGGCGGTTCCAGATTGTTGCCGGCAACACAGCCACCTGGCTGGTCTACCACCCCAGGCAGGGGCGACTGGCCTTCAGCCCGCACCAGATCGAAGCGGTGCTGGCCTCAGTGGTGGGGTTCGGAAGCTGGGTTACCGGCACCCGGATGCAACCATCCCGGGTGCAGTTCAGCCAACCCCGGTTGGGGCCGTTGGCCGGTTACCAGACCGTATTCAATTGCCCGGTGGAGTTTGAGCAGGCGTTCAGCGGTGTACAGATCGACAACGCCGTTCTGGACCAGCCCCTGCCCCAGGCGGACCCCCAGCTTGCCCAGGTGCACGAGCGCTACACCAATGCCCGCCTTGCCGCCCTCTCCATCAACAGTGCCTCAGTGCCAGAAATACGCAGATGGCTGAACGCCCGGATAGGACCGGTTCTGCCCCGCCGGGCAGACGCAGCCGAAGCCCTGGGCATCAGCGAACGCAGCCTGGCCCGGCGGCTCCGGGAACAGGGCCAGACCTTTGATGGGCTGGTTGACGACGTACGCCGTGAAAAAGCCCTACAGGCGGTCGCCGATTCCAGCGCCTCCCTACCTGAAATCGCCGAAGCGCTGGGGTTTGCCGAGGTCAGCACGTTTTACAGGGCATTCCGGCGCTGGACCGGCATGCCACCGGTGCGGTGGCGCAAGCAGCGGTATTCGGGCTGA
- a CDS encoding FAD-dependent oxidoreductase codes for MAKVISSDILVVGGGLAGIVAALEGLRAGKSVTLADRDAEERMGGLALWAFGGMMLVGTPLQKRMKIADTPEIALEDWLSFGELAPDDELPLQWARYYVEHSRSEVYDWLSNEGIKFLPAVNWVERGRFGDGNRLPRYHVVWGTARELVRCLMTALHRENTSGKLTLLHQHRITELDHQAGKVSGALAINEATGEEVRFAASAVVLATGGINGSHRECRANWPVDRPQPTRMLNGAHPYADGRMHHWVADTLGGRITHAGEMWNYAAGFPHPYPHFPGHGLSTIPCKSALWLNHRGERIGPEPLVTGFDTHWLCQRVAEQEKPWTWHLLNWRIAAKEFAISGAEHNARIRDKQFPQFVKELLLGNHALIRQMQHESRDFLVADSLTDLAGKMNALTCSNDINPATLKATADAFDANFAAGTSLHDDPQIRMIQHAREWKPDRLRTCKPAPLQKSGACPFIAIRMQLITRKSLGGLQTDLQSRVLGAHGQPVEGLYCVGEAAGFGGGGANGKRSLEGTFLPGCIMTARAAVRAIVAGG; via the coding sequence ATGGCCAAGGTGATTTCCTCAGACATTCTGGTGGTCGGCGGCGGGCTGGCCGGTATTGTCGCGGCTCTGGAAGGATTGCGCGCCGGCAAGTCCGTAACCCTGGCAGACCGGGACGCGGAAGAACGGATGGGTGGCCTGGCGCTGTGGGCCTTTGGTGGCATGATGCTGGTGGGTACGCCGCTGCAGAAGCGCATGAAAATTGCCGACACACCGGAGATTGCCCTGGAAGACTGGCTGAGCTTTGGCGAGCTGGCCCCCGACGATGAATTGCCCCTGCAATGGGCCCGTTACTACGTTGAGCATTCACGCTCCGAGGTCTACGACTGGCTCAGCAACGAAGGCATCAAGTTCCTGCCTGCCGTGAACTGGGTTGAGCGCGGCCGTTTCGGCGATGGTAATCGGTTGCCCCGTTACCATGTGGTGTGGGGCACCGCCCGGGAACTGGTCCGCTGCCTGATGACGGCGCTGCACCGGGAGAACACCAGCGGCAAGCTCACTTTGCTGCACCAGCATCGCATTACCGAACTGGACCACCAGGCGGGAAAAGTCAGCGGCGCCCTGGCTATCAACGAGGCCACGGGTGAGGAGGTTCGCTTCGCCGCGTCTGCCGTGGTGCTGGCCACTGGCGGCATCAACGGCAGCCACAGGGAATGCCGCGCGAACTGGCCGGTGGATCGCCCGCAACCCACCCGCATGCTGAATGGTGCCCACCCCTATGCCGATGGCCGCATGCATCACTGGGTGGCCGACACCCTCGGAGGCCGGATTACCCACGCTGGCGAAATGTGGAATTACGCGGCCGGCTTCCCGCATCCGTACCCTCATTTTCCGGGCCACGGCCTGTCCACCATTCCCTGCAAATCCGCCCTGTGGCTGAACCATCGCGGTGAGCGTATTGGCCCGGAACCCCTGGTGACCGGCTTTGATACCCACTGGTTGTGCCAGCGCGTGGCCGAACAGGAAAAGCCCTGGACCTGGCACCTGCTCAACTGGCGGATCGCTGCCAAGGAATTTGCCATCTCGGGCGCCGAGCACAACGCCCGCATCCGGGATAAACAGTTCCCCCAGTTTGTGAAAGAGCTGTTGCTGGGCAACCACGCCCTGATTCGGCAGATGCAGCATGAAAGCCGGGATTTCCTGGTGGCCGACAGCCTGACGGATCTGGCCGGCAAGATGAACGCGCTGACCTGCTCCAACGACATCAACCCGGCAACACTCAAGGCCACCGCGGATGCCTTTGATGCCAACTTCGCGGCAGGTACCAGCCTCCACGACGACCCCCAGATCCGGATGATCCAGCATGCCCGGGAATGGAAGCCGGACCGCCTGCGCACCTGCAAGCCGGCCCCGCTGCAGAAATCCGGCGCATGCCCCTTTATCGCCATTCGCATGCAGCTGATTACCCGCAAGAGCCTGGGTGGGCTGCAAACCGACCTGCAGAGCCGAGTGCTGGGCGCCCACGGGCAGCCGGTTGAAGGCCTTTATTGTGTCGGCGAGGCGGCAGGCTTTGGCGGCGGCGGTGCGAACGGAAAACGTTCCCTGGAAGGCACCTTCCTGCCGGGCTGCATCATGACAGCCCGGGCGGCGGTGCGGGCCATCGTGGCCGGAGGCTGA
- a CDS encoding acetolactate synthase large subunit, producing MTNGAQALMKTLVDAGVEVCFSNPGTSEMHFVAALDDEPKMRAVLALFEGVATGAADGYARMADKPAATLLHLGCGLGNGLANLHNARKGKVPVLNIVGDHATYHVKYDAQLQSDIETVARNVSPGFVRTAKSTETLCQDAAEAIAAARTAPGQVATLILPADVSWGEGGVPSAPLAPPTPEPADDATVEAIAKAIRSGKKTALLMGGHSLREPSMLAAAKLAAHSGVTLLAETFPTRMERGAGLPYIERIAYLAELATVQLTDIEQLILVDSKAPVSFFAYPGKKSYLVPDTCQVHTLAAPDQDILASLNKLNDAVGASQAQPKLQPEKRPGRPRGKLTAEKVCKAVGELMPENAIIVDEGITSSLMLSVMTAGAPRHDMITLTGGAIGQGLPNAVGAAVACPDRPVIALIGDGTAMYTIQALWTMAREQLNVTSIIFNNASYSVLNIELERVGAEEAGEKAKSQLDLRGPVINFAEMANGMGVHGVRVHTAEEMAKALEYAQRMPGPHVIEAMIPESLSGVKRRVLPWMLRALPSLPVSVSRALKRKLAP from the coding sequence ATGACAAACGGCGCTCAAGCCCTGATGAAAACCCTGGTGGATGCCGGCGTTGAGGTCTGCTTCAGCAACCCCGGCACCAGCGAGATGCATTTTGTGGCCGCCCTGGATGACGAGCCCAAAATGCGGGCGGTGCTTGCCCTGTTCGAAGGGGTCGCCACCGGTGCCGCCGACGGCTATGCCCGCATGGCCGACAAACCTGCCGCCACCCTGTTGCACCTGGGCTGCGGGCTGGGCAACGGCCTGGCCAACCTGCACAACGCCCGCAAGGGCAAGGTGCCGGTGCTGAACATTGTGGGCGACCACGCCACCTACCACGTGAAATACGATGCCCAGTTGCAGTCGGATATCGAGACCGTAGCCCGCAACGTATCCCCGGGGTTTGTGCGCACCGCCAAGAGCACGGAAACCCTCTGCCAGGATGCCGCCGAAGCCATTGCCGCTGCCCGTACGGCGCCGGGGCAGGTCGCCACACTGATACTGCCTGCGGATGTGTCCTGGGGCGAGGGCGGTGTGCCCAGCGCGCCCCTGGCGCCGCCGACACCGGAGCCTGCAGACGATGCCACGGTGGAAGCCATTGCCAAGGCCATCCGCTCCGGTAAGAAAACCGCCCTGTTGATGGGCGGCCATTCCCTGCGGGAACCCAGCATGCTGGCGGCCGCCAAACTGGCCGCCCACAGTGGCGTTACCCTGCTGGCGGAAACCTTCCCCACCCGCATGGAGCGGGGTGCCGGCCTGCCTTACATCGAACGAATCGCCTACCTGGCGGAACTGGCCACGGTGCAGTTGACCGATATAGAACAGCTGATCCTGGTGGATTCGAAAGCGCCGGTTTCCTTCTTCGCCTATCCCGGCAAGAAGAGCTACCTGGTGCCGGATACCTGCCAGGTACACACCCTGGCCGCCCCGGACCAGGATATTCTGGCCAGCCTCAACAAACTCAATGACGCCGTTGGCGCCAGCCAGGCACAGCCGAAGCTCCAGCCAGAGAAACGACCGGGCCGGCCACGGGGCAAGCTGACTGCCGAGAAAGTCTGCAAAGCGGTAGGCGAGTTGATGCCCGAGAACGCCATCATCGTGGATGAAGGCATTACTTCCAGCCTGATGCTTTCGGTGATGACTGCCGGCGCGCCGCGGCACGACATGATCACCCTCACCGGTGGCGCCATCGGCCAGGGCCTGCCCAATGCCGTGGGCGCGGCCGTGGCCTGCCCGGACCGGCCGGTTATCGCCCTGATCGGCGATGGCACCGCCATGTACACCATTCAGGCCCTGTGGACTATGGCCCGGGAACAGCTGAACGTAACCTCCATCATCTTCAACAACGCCTCCTACTCGGTGCTCAACATCGAGCTGGAACGGGTAGGCGCCGAAGAAGCCGGTGAGAAAGCCAAATCCCAGCTGGACTTGCGGGGCCCGGTGATCAACTTCGCGGAAATGGCTAACGGTATGGGCGTTCACGGCGTGCGGGTACACACCGCTGAGGAAATGGCAAAAGCCCTGGAATACGCCCAGAGAATGCCGGGGCCGCACGTGATAGAGGCCATGATTCCCGAGTCACTCAGCGGCGTGAAACGCCGAGTACTGCCCTGGATGCTGCGGGCACTGCCGAGCCTTCCGGTATCAGTTTCCCGGGCGCTGAAGCGCAAGCTTGCGCCTTAA